Part of the Crossiella cryophila genome, AGCACCAGCGGCTCGCTGGTGAACATCCGGATGTAGTTGCCGAAGCCCAGCCACTCCGGTGCGTTGATCAGGTCGTAGCTGGTGAAGGAGAAGTAGATGGTGGCGATCAGCGGGTAGCCGAAGAACACCGCGAACCCGATGATCGCCGGGGACATGAAGCCCAGGACGGTCAGGAAGTTCCGGCGCCGCCGCGCGGCCCGCCCCTGGTTGGGGGCAGGCCGCGCGGCGCTCGCGCGCTCAAGCGTGGCGGTCATGGAACTACTTACCGGCCTTCTGTGCCAGGGCGTCGTCCACCTGGGCGTCGACCTTCTTCAGCTCGCCCGGCAGATCGGTGACCTTGCCCGCCTGCCACTTCTCGGCGAAGTCGTTGACCGCCTTGAGGTGCGCGTCGCCGATCGGGGTGGCCGGGTTGGACCACAGCTTGCCGGAGCCGAAGATGTCGATGAAGGTCTTGAACTGCGGGGTCATCTCCAGCTTCGGGTCCTTCATCGAGGCCTCGGTGGTGGGGATGTTCTTGATCGCGTTGGACAGCTGCACCAGGGTGTCGGTGTCCAGCGACATCTGCTTGACCAGCTCCCAGGAGGCGCCCGGGTTCTTCACGCCCTTGGGGATGCCGATGATGGTGCCGGTGGCGAAACCGCCGCCGTACAGCTCCGGCTTGCTCGGCGAGACCGGCGCGGGCGCGGTGCCGTAGCTGATCTCCTTGGCCTCGTTGGCCAGGAACGCGGTGCGGTACTCACCGTCGATCATCATCGCCAGCTTGCCCTTTTGGAAGGCGTGGTCGGCGGAGTACTCCTGGCCGAGACCGGCCCGGAACTTCTCGATCTTGTCGTAGCCGTAGAAGTCGACCAGCTTCTTCTGGAACTCGAAGAGTTCCTTCCACTCCGGGCTGTTGGCCAGGTTGGACTTGCCGTCCGTGCCCAGGTAGCGGGCGCCGAACATCGGCGTCCAGTTCTGCGCCTGGTTGCGGTAGTGCGGGATCAGCGGCATGAAGCCGGCGACCTTGATCGAGCCGTCCGGGTTGAACTCGGTCAGCTTCTTGGTCGCCTCGAGCAGCGCGTCGGTGGTCTTCGGCGGCTCGGTGATGCCCGCCTTGGCGAACATGTCCTTGTTGAAGTAGAAGCCGTAGATGTCGGTGAGCATCGGCATCGAGCACCGGTTGCCCTTGTACTCGGTGTAGTCCCGGACGGCCTTGGGGATGACGTTGAGGTCGGCCTTGTCCCGGTCGATGTAGGGCTGCAGGTTCTGGAAGCTGCCCGAGGAGCAGAACTGGCCCAGGTTGTCGGTGAAGAAGGAGATCGCCACGTCCGGCGGGTTGCCGCCGCGGATCGCGCCGGTGATCTTCTCGTCGTCCTGGGTGCCCTCGTGCTTGACCTCGAAGTTGGGGAACCGGGTCTTGATCCGGTTCAGCGCCTCGGTGACCGCCTTGTACTCGCGGCCCTCGAAGTTGCTGTAGACGGTGAGCGAGAGCTTGTCGTCCTTGCCGGGCGCGCCGCCGGGCGTGCCCTGGGTGCCGCCTCCGCCGGAACAGGCCGAGACGAGCAGCGCGGCTGCCGCGGCTGTGGCGCTGAGCAGGACCGCGCGAGAGGTCTTGCGCATGCGAACTCCTGGATTTTCAGTGTGCGGTCGGGGAAATGTGTCGAGCGCGCAGCGGAGGCCGTCGGGGGCCCGGTGCTGCACCGGCGGGCTTTTTCAGCCCGCGAAACGGATCGGCTGTGGCGGCGACGAGTCCGAATACCTCTTCCCTCGCCAGGGCGAGCGCCGCGTGCAGTGCGCCGGAGCGCACCGGTTTCCCGGTGACCAGGGAGGTGCGCACCGGAGTTCGTGGGGTGACCAGCTGGTGCAGTTCGGCGGCGACCATGGCGCTGAACGCCTCGCCGCCCGCCTGCGCGGTCTCCCCGGCCAGCAGCACCAGCTGCGGGTCGACCACGCTCACCACCCCGGCCACCCCGGTGGCGATGCGGCGGGCCAGGTCGAGCAGGAACGCCTGGCCCTCGGGGCCCGCGTCCACCGCCTTGCGCAGTGCGATCGCGCCGCTGCGGGCGCTGAAACCGTGTGCCCTGGCCAGTTTGACCACCGAGCCGGTGGCCAGCAGGTCGCCGAGCCGGATGCCGCCGCGGTCCACACCGGTGTCCGCGGCGGCCCGGTCCGGCACCCGCATGGAGTCGATCTCACCGGCGCCACCGGTGGCCCCGCGCAGCAGGCGCCGGTTGATCACCACCGCGGAGCCGAGTCCGGCGCTGATCCAGATCAGCACGAAGTCCTGCACGTCCCCGGCCCGGCCGGAGGTCATCTCCTCCAGCGCGACCAGGTTCACGTCGTTCTCCACCGTCACCGGCACCGCGAGCAGCTCGGTGAGCGTGCCTGGCACGTCGAAGCCCTCCCAGGTGCGCAGGTGCGGGGCGAAGCCGAGGTGCCCGGTGACCGGGTTGACCCCGCCGGGCGCGCCGATGACCACCTGGCAGAGCCCGTTCGGGTCCACCCCGGCCCGGCTGGCCGCGGCGGCCAGGGCGAGCTGGAAGGAGGCCAGCACCGCCTCGTGGCCGCCCCTTGGCAGCGCGGTGTGGTGCTCGGCCAGCAGCAGGCCGGTGATGTCGGCGATGGCGATGTCCACCCCGCGCGGGGTGAGGTCCACCGCGGCCACGCTGGCCAGCGTGCCGTTGACGGTCCAGAGCTGGGCCCGTGGCCCCCGGCCGCCGCCGCGGAGCCCGGCGCGCACCACGGCGCCCTCGGTCTCCAGTCTCGTCAGCAGTGCCGCGGTAGCCGGTTTCGACAGCCCGATCTGGGCTTCCAGCTCGGACCGGGTGAGGGCGCCGTGCCGCAGCAACGCGTCAATGGCCGCGCGATCGTTGATCTCACGCAGCAGTCGCGGGCTACCGGCTCGCATGACCCTCCTGTCTGTTAACTTTCCAGACGATTTCGGGTCACCGTAGTGACCGCCCTCACCCCGGTCAACGGTTGGCATCCGTTTGTAACGTTCCTTACCGAAACAGGCAACATCCGCCGCCACCTGGATCGGCTTAGGTTCGCCTCACTTCTTGGTGGGATCTGGGCGCTGGATGAGGCAGGCTGGTACCCGTGGAACCCTCCGCCGATTCCCGTCCGGCCGCAGGCCAGGAGTCCCTCGGTGCCCTGCTCGGCGGCCGGGGCGGCGCGGTCGACGCCACCCTGCCGCCACTGGCGTTCGTGGTGGGCTGGCTGCTCTTCGACGAATCGATCTGGATCGGCTCGGCGGTCGCGCTGGTCGTCGGGCTGGCCATCGCCGGTTACCGGCTGAGCAAGGGCGACCGGCCGCGCGCGGTGCTGCTGGGCATGCTCGGGGTGTGCGCGGCCGCGCTGGTCGCCCTCTACACCGGCCGGGCCGCGGACTTCTTCCTGGTCCAGCTGCTCTCCAACGTGGCGAGCGCACTGGCCTGGCTGGTCAGCATCGTGATCGGCTGGCCACTGCTGGGCGTGGTGGTCGGCACCGCGCTCGGCCAGCGCACCCGCTGGCGCCGCGACCCCGAGCTGCTGCGCGCCTACCGGCTGGCCAGCTGGGTGTGGGTCGGCCAGTACCTGGTGCGGATCGTGGTGTTCAGCTCGCTGTGGTGGATCGACGCGGTGATCGCGCTCGGGGTGTCCAGGGTGGCGCTGAGCTGGCCGCTGGTGGCGCTGTGCGTGGCGGTCAGCGGCTGGGTGCTGTTCCGGGTGCTGCCCGCCGGCCACCCCGGCATCCGGCATCCCCGGACGCCGGAGCAGCAGGTCACGCCTGGCTGAGCTTGGCGTGCAGGGCCTGCGCGGCCGCCGGGTCGGTGATCACCGCCAGCGCCGCCAGCCAGGCCGCGCCGATGGTGCCGTCCGCGGCCACCCGGACCGGACCGCCGGTACGCCGGGTCAGCTCGGCCCGGACCCGGTCGCCGACCGGGGTGTCCGCGGTGACCAGGCTGCCGGTGAGCACCACCGGAGAAGTGTCCTCGGCGGTGCGGGTGGCCAGTGCGATCCCGGTGAGGTGCTGGGCGCCGCGTTCCACGATGTCCGCGGCGGACTGGTCCGCTCTGGCGGTGCTGGTGACCAATGGGGCGAAGCCGGCCAGCCGGATCGGTGACTCCGCGTTCACCGCGGTGATCAGTGCCCGCCGGGCCCGCACCTGGTCCGGATCCGGGGTCAGCCCGGCGTGCGCGAACACCGCCTCGCCCAGCGGACCGAGGTCCTCATGCGCCTCCACCCGGCGCAGCGTGGCCCGCACCGCCTCCCGGCCCAGCCAGTAGGCCGAGCCCTCATCACCCAGCAGCCAGCCGAAACCGCCCGCCGTGGCCACCATCCGGTGGCCGGAGATCCGGGCCGCGATCGAGCCGGTGCCCGCGACCAGCACGGTGCCCTCGCCGGTGGCCGCGGCGGTGGCGAAGGCCGCCTCGCAGTCGGCCACCACGCGGATCTCACAGGTCAGTCCGGTGGCCCTGAGCGCGGCGTCGAACAGCGCGCGCACCGAGGGGTCGGCCATCTTGGCCACCCCGGCCAGGCCCACCACCAGTCCGCCCACCCCGGCCGGATCGCCGCCGCCGAGTGCCTGGCCGACGGCCTGCGCGATCCTGGCCGCGGCCACCCCCGGCGGGTGCGCGTTGGGGTTGCCGCCCTCGGCCCGCCCCGTGCCCAGGTGCGCGCCGGTGTCGGAGATCAGCAACGCCCGGGTGGTGGTCGCGCCGGTGTCCACGCCGAGGAAGTTCATCGTCACCCGCTCGATTCGATGGCTGGAGTTGTAGATAGTTTTCCGGATCAGTGGCAAACTGGACAAGAATTAACTAAAAGTTCTGGGGAGGAACAGGGGGCGGCTGCCGTGTTCCACATGGACGTGCCACCGCTACTACCGGGGCACCGCTCGTTCGACGCGCTGGTCTTCGATCTGGACGGCACGCTGGTCGACTCGCACGCGGTGCACCGGGCCGCGTTGCGGGAGGTCTTCGCTCGGCACGGGTTGAGTGTGCCCGCCACGGCCGGTGAACCGGAGGGGATCGCGTTCACCGACTGGGCGGCGCGACTGGTGCACCGGGGCCTGCTGCCGAAGGACCTGCCGGTGCGCGGGCTGCAGCAGGAGATCCAGCGCGCGGTGCTGGGCAGGCTGGCGCAGGTGCGGGAGGTGCCGAGGGTGGTCGCGATGGCCCGCTGGGCGCAGGGCCGGGTGCCCACCGCGGTGACCACCAGCAGCAGCCGGGGCACCGCGCAGGCCATCCTGCTGGCCACCGGCCTGCGCGGGCTGTTCGACGTGCTGATCACCAGGGAGCAGGTCATGCGCGGCAAACCGGCCCCCGACCTGTTCCTGCTGGCCGCCACCGTGCTCGGCGCGGTGCCCGCCCGCTGCCTGGTGTTCGAGGACACCGAGAGCGGGCTGTACGCGGCCGGGCGGGCGGGCATGCGCGCGGTGGACATCCGCCCGCACCGCTCACGCTGACGGCAGCACCCGCGCCCGTGCGCCACTGCCGTTGTGGTGTTGCAGTACCAGCAGGTCCGGCCAGCCGACGCCGTGTTGTTGCAGGATCAGGCTGTTGCCGGGCTGGGCGGCGTAGACCAGTGAGGGCTTGCCGGAGCCCTTGGTGAACACCTTGGGCTGCAACGGGTCGAAGGCCATCGGGGTGCTGATCTCGCCGTCGCCCCACGGCCCCTGCACGCCCGCGACGTAGGTCAGCGGCGCGGAGTTGGCCTCGGGCTGGATGCCGAGGGCGAGCAGGGACACCGGCAGCACGATCACGTTGCTGTCGTAGAGGTTCGCGTCGGTGTCGCCGCCGAGTCCGTTCAGCGGTTGGACATCCACGGTCAGCGGGCCCTCGGGCAGGGTCAGGTCGTCGGTGCGGGCGACCAGCAGATCGGTGCCGGGCACCCTGGTGGCCAGGACCCGGTACTCGGGCCGGGCGTCGCCGGTGGTGCTGATCTCCACGTACGGCGTGACCGTGCCGCCGAGCAGCGCCCAGTCCCGTTTGGCGGCCAGGCCGAAGCCGAGCATCCCGCGGGCGCCTTCCAGTGGCGCGGTGCTGGTGGCGCCGACGTGCCGGAGTTCGCCGTCGGAGCTGCCGTGCAGTTCGAACACACTGGCCAGCGAGCGGTAGCCGAGGCTGCCAGCGCCCTGGTTGAGCCCGTCGCCGGTGAACCGCAGCAGCCGCCGGTCCCCACTGCGCAGCAGTTCGAGGCCGTTGTGCGCCACCGGTTTTGGCGCGGCGTGCACCGGCACCCGCAGGGCGGGGCCGGAGTCGGGGGTGAGCAGCAGGCGGCCGGAGACGTCGGGCAGGAACTGCCGGGGCAGGTTGTCCTGGGTGAGCGGGACGGTCGGGTCGGGGGTGCGCCGCAGCACCGCGGGCTCGACGTCCAGGGTGATCTTGACCTGCGCCGATCCGCCCGCCGGGACGGTCACCGACGCCGGTTCCACCCGGATTCGCGCGCCGGGCATGGTGGTGGCCGCGGCGTACCCGGTGCGCACCGTGCGGGCCGCGCCCTTGCTGCGGATGATCACGTTGCGGGACAAGGAGACCGGTTTCTCCGCGGGCACCGCGCCAAAGGTGACGCTGACCGCCTCGGGGGCTTCGGCGGCGTAGGCGAGCAGTTCGGTTTCCAGTGCGGCCACCGCCTGCACCCGGCCAGCGCCACTGCGCCGCGGGCCGGTCACCGCGGCCTTGTGCCGGATGTCCGCGCCCGCGGTGTTCATCAGCGCCGCCTTGACCTCCGCCGGGGTCCAGTCCGGCCGCCGCTGTCGCAGCAGCGCGGCCAGTCCGGCCACGTGCGGGGCGGCCATCGAGGTGCCGGTCTGCACCGAGATCCCGCTGCCGGTGCCACTGGCCGCCGAGGCGATGGTCTCGCCCGGCGCGG contains:
- a CDS encoding extracellular solute-binding protein yields the protein MRKTSRAVLLSATAAAAALLVSACSGGGGTQGTPGGAPGKDDKLSLTVYSNFEGREYKAVTEALNRIKTRFPNFEVKHEGTQDDEKITGAIRGGNPPDVAISFFTDNLGQFCSSGSFQNLQPYIDRDKADLNVIPKAVRDYTEYKGNRCSMPMLTDIYGFYFNKDMFAKAGITEPPKTTDALLEATKKLTEFNPDGSIKVAGFMPLIPHYRNQAQNWTPMFGARYLGTDGKSNLANSPEWKELFEFQKKLVDFYGYDKIEKFRAGLGQEYSADHAFQKGKLAMMIDGEYRTAFLANEAKEISYGTAPAPVSPSKPELYGGGFATGTIIGIPKGVKNPGASWELVKQMSLDTDTLVQLSNAIKNIPTTEASMKDPKLEMTPQFKTFIDIFGSGKLWSNPATPIGDAHLKAVNDFAEKWQAGKVTDLPGELKKVDAQVDDALAQKAGK
- a CDS encoding ROK family transcriptional regulator → MRAGSPRLLREINDRAAIDALLRHGALTRSELEAQIGLSKPATAALLTRLETEGAVVRAGLRGGGRGPRAQLWTVNGTLASVAAVDLTPRGVDIAIADITGLLLAEHHTALPRGGHEAVLASFQLALAAAASRAGVDPNGLCQVVIGAPGGVNPVTGHLGFAPHLRTWEGFDVPGTLTELLAVPVTVENDVNLVALEEMTSGRAGDVQDFVLIWISAGLGSAVVINRRLLRGATGGAGEIDSMRVPDRAAADTGVDRGGIRLGDLLATGSVVKLARAHGFSARSGAIALRKAVDAGPEGQAFLLDLARRIATGVAGVVSVVDPQLVLLAGETAQAGGEAFSAMVAAELHQLVTPRTPVRTSLVTGKPVRSGALHAALALAREEVFGLVAATADPFRGLKKPAGAAPGPRRPPLRARHISPTAH
- a CDS encoding DUF3159 domain-containing protein, whose protein sequence is MEPSADSRPAAGQESLGALLGGRGGAVDATLPPLAFVVGWLLFDESIWIGSAVALVVGLAIAGYRLSKGDRPRAVLLGMLGVCAAALVALYTGRAADFFLVQLLSNVASALAWLVSIVIGWPLLGVVVGTALGQRTRWRRDPELLRAYRLASWVWVGQYLVRIVVFSSLWWIDAVIALGVSRVALSWPLVALCVAVSGWVLFRVLPAGHPGIRHPRTPEQQVTPG
- a CDS encoding N-acetylglucosamine kinase produces the protein MNFLGVDTGATTTRALLISDTGAHLGTGRAEGGNPNAHPPGVAAARIAQAVGQALGGGDPAGVGGLVVGLAGVAKMADPSVRALFDAALRATGLTCEIRVVADCEAAFATAAATGEGTVLVAGTGSIAARISGHRMVATAGGFGWLLGDEGSAYWLGREAVRATLRRVEAHEDLGPLGEAVFAHAGLTPDPDQVRARRALITAVNAESPIRLAGFAPLVTSTARADQSAADIVERGAQHLTGIALATRTAEDTSPVVLTGSLVTADTPVGDRVRAELTRRTGGPVRVAADGTIGAAWLAALAVITDPAAAQALHAKLSQA
- a CDS encoding HAD family hydrolase, coding for MDVPPLLPGHRSFDALVFDLDGTLVDSHAVHRAALREVFARHGLSVPATAGEPEGIAFTDWAARLVHRGLLPKDLPVRGLQQEIQRAVLGRLAQVREVPRVVAMARWAQGRVPTAVTTSSSRGTAQAILLATGLRGLFDVLITREQVMRGKPAPDLFLLAATVLGAVPARCLVFEDTESGLYAAGRAGMRAVDIRPHRSR